A region from the Mycoplasmopsis bovigenitalium genome encodes:
- a CDS encoding nucleotidyltransferase has translation MAIGIVAEYNPFHNGHIRQLNWIKENFPNEKIIVVMTDKFSQRGELTITSFAKRKAIAKKYGVNKVLKLNFKQSVQAAHIFAQNAIKKLYKAGVDKIVFGSESNNIEQMIFIAKTLKQNQQNFDQIIRKYIRKEKLAYPKAFSCALQELTGKNFTMPNDILGFEYIKTIIFNDYNITPYSIERNVAFHSETTTENYASASLLRNKLRNNESISQFSPMKIKRPRFIDKYYKKFIKILTNTNINKLKKVKLVSEGIENLLLKNANQPDYNSFVNACVSKRYTASRIKRIIAWILCKKW, from the coding sequence ATGGCTATTGGAATTGTCGCAGAATATAACCCATTTCACAATGGTCATATTCGCCAGTTAAATTGAATAAAAGAAAATTTTCCTAACGAGAAAATTATTGTTGTAATGACTGATAAATTCAGTCAGCGGGGCGAATTAACCATCACTAGCTTTGCTAAACGCAAAGCAATAGCAAAAAAATATGGAGTAAATAAAGTTTTGAAGTTAAACTTTAAACAAAGTGTTCAAGCCGCCCATATCTTTGCTCAAAACGCAATTAAGAAATTATATAAAGCGGGAGTTGATAAAATTGTTTTTGGTTCTGAATCCAATAATATTGAGCAAATGATTTTTATTGCCAAAACTCTTAAACAAAACCAACAAAATTTTGACCAAATCATTCGTAAATATATTCGTAAAGAGAAATTAGCATATCCTAAAGCTTTTAGCTGTGCATTGCAAGAATTAACAGGAAAAAACTTTACTATGCCTAATGATATTTTGGGTTTTGAGTATATAAAAACAATAATTTTTAATGACTACAATATCACTCCTTACTCAATAGAGAGAAATGTTGCTTTTCACAGTGAAACAACAACCGAAAATTATGCCTCAGCATCATTATTACGCAATAAATTACGCAATAATGAATCAATATCGCAATTTTCGCCAATGAAAATAAAGCGCCCACGCTTTATTGACAAATACTATAAAAAATTTATTAAGATTTTGACCAATACAAACATAAATAAATTGAAAAAGGTAAAACTGGTTTCTGAAGGCATTGAAAATTTATTACTAAAAAATGCTAATCAGCCTGATTATAATTCTTTTGTTAATGCTTGTGTATCAAAACGCTATACAGCAAGCAGAATTAAAAGAATAATTGCCTGAATTTTATGTAAAAAATGATAA